The Phocoena sinus isolate mPhoSin1 chromosome 18, mPhoSin1.pri, whole genome shotgun sequence DNA window atCACAGGCCAGTGGCAGTTACATGGACTGTACTTTGATTACATTACTTTAGACCTTCCCAAGAACATTAAGTAAATACTTCTCTTCCTAAACAGTCAGGGGTGGAAaggttaaataataattttaatttgctatttGAGAGTTGAGCCAACAACCTTCAACTCTCCTTCACTTTCCACACACGGGCAGGCCCAGCAGGGTCCTCAGGATGTCTTGGTGGATGGTCACAGGAGTGTCATTCTTTGGGCTTTCCTTACCATTCCTGAAAAAAGGTGTGTGCAAGAAACCTATCTTTCTATCTCTCCTCTACCTCCAGCTCCTTTAAGAATGATCCCAGCTTTGCAGACGCCGTCACCCCGGAACTTCCTGCGCTGCCCAACCATGGTCAACCCTACCGTGTTCTTTGACATCGCCATCGACGGCGAGCCCTTGGGCCGCGTCTCCTTCGAGCTGTTTGCAGACAAAGTTCCAAAGACAGCCGAAAACTTTCGTGCTCTGAGCACTGGGGAGAAAGGCTTTGGTTATAAAGGTTCCTGCTTTCACAGAACAATTCCGGGATTTATGTGCCAGGGTGGTGACTTCACACGCCATAATGGCACTGGTGGCAAGTCCATCTATGGGGAGAAATTTGATGATGAGAATTTCCCCCTGAAGCATACGGGTCCTGGCATCTTTTCCATGGTAAATGCTGGCCCCAACACAAACGGTTCCCAGTTTTTCATCTGCACTGCCAAGACTGAGTGCTTGGATGGCAAGCATGTGGTCTTTGGCAAGGTGAAAGAGGGCATGGATATTGTGGAAGCCATGGAGCGCTTTGGGTCCAGGAATGGCAAGACCAGCAAGAAGATCACCATTGCTGACTGTGGACAAATCTAATAATAAATTTGACTTGTGTTTtatcttaaccaccagaccattCCTTCTGTAGCTCAGGAGAGCACCCCTTCATCCCCATCTGCTTGAAATATCCTATAATCTTTGTGTTCTCATTGCACTTCTTTGGGTTCCATATTTTCCTTATTCCCCTCCAAGTTTAGCTGAATTGCAAAGTTAAGTTTATGgttatgaaataaaaactaaacaaccaaaaaaaaaaaaaaaatcaatgatccCAGACTGCTCTCTGAATGAGCCAACCAATAAAGTGGCCCACGTAGCTCTTGCTTTTATTATGATTGAttcctttttttgcggtacgcgggcctctcactgttgtggcctctcccgttgcagagcacaggctccagacgcgcaggctcagcggccatggctcacgggcccagccgctctgcgacatgtgggattttcccggaccgaggcacgaacccgtatcccctgcgtcggcaggcggactcccaaccactgcgccaccagggaagccctgattgatTCTTttaagcagctttattgaggtgtaattgatatACAGtgaactgcacatatttaaagcacACAATTTGATGTGTTGACATATATAtacctactatatatatatatatatatatatacacacacacacacctgtgaaaccatctccACAATCAAGATAGCGAACATATTCATCACCCTAAAGTCTCTTCATGCCCCATTAACATTCTTTCCTCTGccactcctgccccctcccctctcccaggcaAACacagatctgctttctgtcagTATTATCTACTTtgcatataaataaaacataaatttatttatttatatttttggctgcgttgggtcttcgttgctgcgcgcgggctttctctagttgcggcgagtgggggctactcttccttgtggtgcgcaggcttctcattgtggcggcttctcttgttgtggagcacaggctctaggcacgtgggcttcagtagttgtggtgcgtggcttcaggagttgtggctcacaggctctagagcacaggctcagtagttgtggcgcacgggcttagttgctctgcagcatgtgggatcttcctggaccagagctcgaacccgtgtcgcctgcattggcaggtggattcttaaccactgtgctgccagggaagtccctactttgcatttttaagagttttatataaatgaaaccatacTGTATGTACTCATTTTTGTCTAGcttctttgaattattttgaatatatatattacataattattttgagattcattcctgTTGTGTGTATgaacatttcattccttttattgccaagtagtatcccattgtgtgGATAGAGCAtggtttgtttatccactcacctgttgAAAGATATTTGGTTGGTTCCAGTGGTGTATGTcagttgtatctcaataaaactggaagaaaaaaattattttttttattattgtgttgagatcttttaaaaaaaaattaattaattaactaggTTGCATCAgggcttagttgcagcaggcgggctcctttgttgtggcatgtgaactcttagttgtggcatgcatgtgggatctagttccctgaccagggatcgaacaggccccctgcattgggagcgtggagttgtatccactgtgccaccagggaggtccctactGAGGTCTTAATATAGTCTAGCGCAAGTCCTTTctcagatatatgctttgcaagTTTTTCTCTCAGTCAGCGCCTGCTCTAGTCACAAAGTCTCCcctctgtgtatgtgtttttcctaatcttataaggacaccagtcatgtcgAATTTGGGGTCACCCTAATGACTTCAGTTAACCTTGATTAcatctttaaagaccctatctccaaatacagtcccattctgaggtactgagagTTAGgaattcaatatatgaattttggagggataGAATTTATCCCATAACAGCCACCTAACTGAAAGGCGAAACTATTCAGAATTCAGAAGGACTATATTTCTAATCCATTCAACACTGGTAACTCAATGGAAGATTCTTCAAGTGAATTTCAAGTAATGATGTCATATTATTTGTGGAACATGAATTCTCTCTAGCGGTTCACATTACATGACATTGGCCATATCTACTTCACCAATGGATGAGctttcccagaaaaaaaacctctttgTGAATCGTGAGTCATTCTCTCCTTTTGTTAGCTTCTGAGCTCTGAAAGAAGTGAAGCAACACCTTTCCAGGTGTAAAACAGAGGTAATAACAGTATTTGCCTTATAAGGTTATGGTGAGGAGGCAAACAGATAATTCACATAAAGCCCTTAGTAAGGGCttaaaatgttagctattgttatttattcatcaaatacaGGCTGAATTCTGGCTTCACACTAAGCGCTGTGCACAGTGTTGCCGCAGAGTTGAAGATAAATCAGTCATGGATACAGCATCAAGTAAATGATTAATCTATTTGTAGTATTAATAACTACCAGTTATTGAGGGCCTTCTGAGGGTCAACTTCTATGCTGGTGCCTTATAttgattatttcatttactcttcaaaaatatcttgCAAAAGAGGTCTTACttgttccattttatagatgaggaaactgaaactcctTGGGGTAACTAAAGCCCTATAAATCAGCTATGTAGTCATGGACGTGAGCTTTACACCAGACCTGTCTGATGCCTAAGTTATGCTCCTTTCTCTGTGAGCTTGTGGTCACAGAAGAGACACTGCACATGTACCAAGAAATATACCGCAGGGAAAAAGTGCTATGTGCCTTAAGAGAGATATTGATTGTTATAGGCATTCGAACAGgaagagagatttccctttgggATTTTAGGGAAAACCTGTAGGAGAGAAATAATTTGGGCCGAATTGGTACGTGTGGAATTGGCAGGGTTGGGGGATGGCAGCATTCCTGGGTATAAGAACAAAACCATACAACAGGAAATTGTGGTTTTTAAATGAGGAACAAGAGGGTGTTCGGTTTGACTAGAATTATGTGGAAAACCCTCATCAGCTCCAGCTTGAACTATTGCCCCTTTGTTCTCCTTCTAACTCTCCCTCTGTCTCATCCTTCTTTGCACTTGGTCCCCTATATCTTGTCCACATTACTGGGAGATGGATGATCTTTCTAAATCTGATCATGTCGTTCCCCTGCATGAAATTCTCCAATGTCTCCCCATCACCAACAGAAGAAATATCTAAACTTTAGAGCCATGATGGCCTGAACACCCAACTAAAAGTTGGGAGGAACTGCCACATTCCCTGACACGGCCCTGGTCTTCACACAGGCTGGTTTGCTTTTTCCTTACTTATCCTCCTGGAaaattctactttcattctttgctTTCAGCTCTTAAAAAAATGCCTTCCTTGAAGCCTTTCCAGAttcacctccaccccctccccccaaacttGACTCATCTTTTTAAGCACCCACTACATTTGGTGTGTGATCATccaatgattattttattatgatgatTAGGTTACtcagatatttttccattttttacctttttgaagGCAAAAGCTGTCTTACTTTCTCTTTTGCATTCTCAAGCCTCAATAAGTAGCAAGAGTACAATGAATACtccttgaataaatgaatgcatgaatgaataccGGGACTATATTAGCAAGGAATATTGAGGTTATATCTTTGGGGATCTAGATGGTAAGTTTAAGTGATTCAGTTCTTTTATtcgttttattttgttctgcacaGGGAGCCAGGGACCATTTTTGAACAAGGGTGATTAATCATGGGTTAGTGTGTAAAGCTATAGGAAAGGCCAGAGTCAGGAAGACCAGGAGGCTATTATAGACATGTGGGAATTGGGGtagtattagaaaatatttcactttaccttttttttgttttttgtttttttgcggtacgcagttctctcactgttgtggcctctcccgttgcggagcataggctccagacgcgcaggctcagcggccacggctcatgggcccagccgctccgtggcatccaggatcttcctggaccggggcacgaacccgtgtcccctgcattggcaggcggactctcaaccactgcaccaccaagggaagccccacttcaCCTCTTTGACCAAAGAAAATGTTACTGAGAAATGAAGTGAACTTTTCAGTTAGTAAACTTTTTCTCAAAATCCCAGAGCCTAAGTAAGAAATTCTTATCTGCTCCATTACCATGTTCTTCTGCAAAATGAGGTTGCAGTGGATGAGTGTTATTTCCTTGTGGCTGATATCAGAGGTTCTCACTTTGTTGTGCTCCTTCAGGGCAGGGACTGCGCATGGAGATCCTTGAACCCCCAGCACCTTGAACAGAACTTGGCAAATGGGTGCTCAATACctatttgttggaaaaaaaaaaaagcgccttCCAGTGTTGTCATGTTCAAGCTAATGGCTCATGTTCTTAAACCCTCTCTGGTCCTCTCCATTCAGACAAAAAAACCTCTTTCTGATGCTTATCCTTTGATAGTGTCGTTTCTCCAGCCTCTGTAGGCCTCTTTGTCTCACCAAATCCAAATCGTGTTTATATTCTTTAAACCAAGAAAGCTCATTAGCTTTTCCCAGCAGAGTTCAACCCCCTATCTTCTTCCACTAGCTTCTGACTGCGCTACTGAAAACCACTCTGATTCAGTGGCCAAGAGTTAAACGAGGCTCTCGAAATGTGCTCACTGGCTGGCTGTGGGTCCCTAGAGGAGGTAAGGTCTTGGTTTTTTTAGTGAATCTAGCCCTAGTTCCCTGGTTCCTATATCTGGCTGAATGTCATGATCAGGGAAACTAGTTAAACATCTACATTCCTGGTGCAACTCCAATGTCACTGACCCAGAATTTGAGGTGGCTGGGGGCTGAGGACCACAGgaggcccaggaatctgaatCTGAAGTGTCCAGGCGATTCTGACATTCAGATGGGTAGTCGAAACCCTTGGTGTAAATCTCTTCCCAGGTAAGCAAAAGGGCCAGGGAAAAGGATATGGTGGCGactgggggagggaaagaaagaccCACAGTCTAGGTCTGACTCTGCTCTTTAGGGTTAtctatgcatttttaattttatgtttatagtCTATGTTTTCTTTCATGCTTTTCAAGGTTAACAGCTAGACGGAATCTGGAGTCCCTAGGACTTGCTACTACATCTATTACAAGCAGGAATTTCCAAGAAGACTAACAGACCTGAATTCTTTTATCTCGCAATCCTAGAATTGCTAGGAATCTTAAAGGTCATTGAGTGGGACATGTACATTTTGAAGACTGCCTTAGCTCTCCAAAGGACAG harbors:
- the LOC116743203 gene encoding peptidyl-prolyl cis-trans isomerase A-like gives rise to the protein MVNPTVFFDIAIDGEPLGRVSFELFADKVPKTAENFRALSTGEKGFGYKGSCFHRTIPGFMCQGGDFTRHNGTGGKSIYGEKFDDENFPLKHTGPGIFSMVNAGPNTNGSQFFICTAKTECLDGKHVVFGKVKEGMDIVEAMERFGSRNGKTSKKITIADCGQI